A stretch of Natronococcus sp. CG52 DNA encodes these proteins:
- a CDS encoding zinc-dependent metalloprotease has translation MNLYRSARAVARASGDSVIDWQSAAEGAKAATDPGSLDLEPDEREAYARDVRDARAAVRSVSGADFDVPETIEIQNRHHWIDANVETFERVMGALETHTGTFPGVARTINTGTMTVLLSFLGRNVLGQYDPLLLAEMPENDHALYFVRPNILRAAEALDVDADRFRRWIAFHEVTHAAEFGAAPWLSTHLENRMQDGIADLSAGSFNKEAFRELDAAMTVVEGYAELLMDHAFDDEYEDLRRKLDARRQGRGPLQKLFRRLLGLGLKERQYERGKNFFEHVVAVRDLETASRVWDHPDNLPTHEELDTPGLWIRRLER, from the coding sequence GTGAATCTCTACCGTAGCGCCCGCGCAGTCGCCCGAGCGTCCGGCGATAGCGTGATCGACTGGCAGTCGGCTGCCGAGGGTGCCAAGGCGGCGACCGATCCCGGCTCCCTCGACCTCGAGCCCGACGAGCGCGAGGCCTACGCTCGCGACGTCCGGGACGCTCGAGCGGCCGTCCGATCGGTCTCCGGTGCCGACTTCGACGTCCCCGAGACGATCGAGATCCAGAACCGCCACCACTGGATCGACGCCAACGTGGAGACGTTCGAACGGGTCATGGGCGCCCTGGAGACCCATACCGGGACGTTTCCCGGCGTCGCACGGACGATCAACACGGGGACGATGACGGTCCTGCTCTCGTTTCTCGGACGGAACGTCCTCGGGCAGTACGATCCGCTCTTACTCGCCGAGATGCCCGAAAACGACCACGCGCTGTACTTCGTCCGACCGAACATCCTCAGAGCCGCCGAAGCGCTCGACGTCGATGCCGACCGGTTCCGCCGCTGGATCGCCTTCCACGAGGTGACCCACGCCGCCGAGTTCGGCGCGGCCCCGTGGCTCTCGACGCACCTCGAGAACCGGATGCAGGACGGGATCGCCGACCTCTCGGCGGGATCGTTCAACAAGGAGGCGTTCCGCGAACTCGACGCGGCGATGACCGTCGTCGAGGGGTACGCGGAACTCCTGATGGACCACGCCTTCGACGACGAGTACGAGGACCTCCGCCGGAAGCTCGACGCTCGACGCCAGGGTCGCGGCCCGCTTCAGAAGCTGTTCCGGCGCCTGCTGGGACTCGGTCTCAAGGAGCGCCAGTACGAACGCGGGAAGAACTTCTTCGAGCACGTCGTCGCGGTGCGGGATCTCGAGACGGCGAGTCGGGTCTGGGACCACCCCGACAACCTCCCGACGCACGAGGAACTCGACACGCCGGGGCTGTGGATTCGACGTCTCGAGCGCTGA